Proteins encoded within one genomic window of Synechococcus sp. PCC 7335:
- the crtO gene encoding beta-carotene ketolase CrtO: MENYDVVIIGAGHNGLVCAAYLLKAGYSVALLEKRSIPGGAATTEELMPEEAPGFMFNRCAIDHEFIHLGPVIEELELHKYGLEYLFCDPTVFCPHPDGKYFLSYKSVDKTCEEIAQFSRRDAEKYREFIDFWQRFTKAIQPVFNAPPQAIFDILGNYDIKSIQNLLSILGGPHKSLDLIRTMLTSPKDLLDEYFDSEFLKAPLSRLASEFGAPPSQKTISVGGMMMSMRHNPGMARPKGGTGALIQALLKLVKAQGGVVLTEQNVKRILVDGKRAVGVEVQNGTEYRAKHGVISNIDAKRVFLQLLESEDVAAVDKDLQERLDRRIVNNNETILRIDCALSEVPRFEHHNHRDEYLVGSVLIADSVRHVEIAHQEPEVGNIPDADPSFYAVVPTVRDPSMAPDGRHTLWVEFFAPYQINGAEGTGFAGTGWTDELKNQVADRVIDKLADYAPNIKQSIIARNVESPAELGDRLGAYKGNYYHVDMTLDQMVFFRPLPEIANYTTPFDGLFLTGAGTHPGGAISGMPGRNCARTFLNQQQPVLNRIREIGKTVFPKLS; encoded by the coding sequence ATGGAAAATTATGACGTAGTGATTATCGGTGCGGGACACAATGGTCTTGTTTGCGCTGCTTATCTATTAAAGGCGGGCTACAGTGTCGCTTTATTAGAGAAAAGATCAATCCCAGGCGGGGCAGCGACGACCGAGGAGCTGATGCCGGAGGAGGCTCCAGGATTTATGTTCAATCGCTGTGCCATCGACCATGAGTTTATTCACCTAGGCCCAGTGATAGAAGAACTAGAGCTTCACAAGTATGGCCTCGAATATCTGTTTTGTGACCCCACAGTTTTCTGCCCCCATCCAGATGGGAAATACTTCCTATCGTACAAATCTGTTGATAAAACCTGCGAAGAAATCGCTCAGTTCAGTCGCCGTGATGCCGAAAAATATAGAGAATTTATTGACTTCTGGCAGCGATTCACTAAAGCAATTCAACCAGTCTTCAATGCTCCTCCCCAAGCTATCTTCGATATCCTTGGAAACTATGACATCAAAAGCATTCAGAACTTGTTGAGTATTTTGGGTGGACCTCACAAGTCACTAGATCTAATTCGTACGATGTTGACCAGTCCTAAGGATCTTCTAGATGAGTACTTTGATTCTGAGTTTTTGAAAGCGCCTTTGTCCAGATTGGCTTCTGAGTTTGGAGCCCCCCCTTCGCAAAAAACGATTTCTGTTGGCGGCATGATGATGTCGATGCGGCACAATCCTGGAATGGCAAGGCCAAAAGGTGGAACAGGTGCGTTGATACAGGCACTGTTGAAGCTTGTAAAAGCCCAAGGCGGTGTTGTATTGACTGAGCAAAACGTTAAACGAATTCTAGTCGATGGCAAGCGCGCAGTGGGTGTGGAGGTGCAAAATGGAACGGAGTATCGCGCTAAACACGGTGTGATCTCGAATATTGATGCTAAACGAGTATTCCTACAGCTTCTAGAATCAGAGGATGTGGCGGCAGTTGATAAAGATCTTCAAGAACGGTTAGACAGAAGAATCGTCAACAACAATGAAACAATCTTGCGGATTGACTGTGCTCTTTCAGAAGTACCTCGATTTGAACACCACAATCACCGAGACGAGTATTTGGTTGGATCTGTTCTCATTGCCGACTCGGTGCGTCATGTTGAGATTGCGCACCAGGAGCCAGAGGTTGGTAATATTCCAGATGCCGATCCTTCCTTTTATGCGGTAGTGCCAACAGTGCGAGATCCGAGCATGGCTCCTGATGGACGGCATACCCTATGGGTGGAGTTCTTTGCACCCTATCAAATCAACGGAGCAGAAGGTACCGGCTTTGCTGGAACCGGCTGGACAGACGAGCTGAAAAACCAAGTTGCTGATCGCGTGATCGATAAGCTAGCTGACTATGCGCCGAACATTAAGCAGTCGATTATTGCGCGGAATGTAGAAAGCCCTGCTGAACTGGGTGATCGCCTAGGTGCCTACAAAGGCAACTACTACCACGTTGATATGACGCTCGATCAAATGGTATTTTTCCGTCCGCTACCTGAAATTGCTAACTATACTACGCCGTTTGATGGCCTTTTCTTAACAGGTGCAGGGACTCATCCAGGCGGTGCTATTTCTGGCATGCCAGGGCGCAACTGTGCTCGTACTTTCCTAAACCAGCAGCAGCCCGTGCTTAATCGGATAAGAGAAATTGGTAAAACGGTTTTTCCAAAACTGTCTTAG
- a CDS encoding acyl-CoA dehydrogenase family protein → MTIAPFHPLHKSAGERMPSLLPSNVSTELLKISTEIADEAALNAASVDRVGGFPASDFDRLVDAGLLRAPLRSDLGGIGLGFESNRMGLLLQILKQIGRGNLSLGRVFEGHVNALQLIQTFAKEEQIRAFAKDAHSRKAFGVWNAEAKDGVKLYPIGEERYRMEGSKTFCSGCGYVERPFVTDSLPAIACWSDERLGHLVSNQDYADSVE, encoded by the coding sequence ATGACTATTGCTCCATTTCATCCTCTGCACAAATCGGCTGGTGAGCGGATGCCGTCATTATTACCCTCTAATGTATCAACAGAGTTGTTGAAGATTTCAACTGAGATTGCTGACGAAGCAGCGCTGAATGCGGCCTCGGTTGACCGTGTTGGCGGCTTTCCAGCAAGTGACTTTGATAGGCTAGTAGATGCTGGCTTGTTGAGGGCACCGTTGCGCTCTGACTTAGGGGGAATAGGGCTTGGCTTTGAGTCTAACCGGATGGGCCTGCTGCTACAGATTCTTAAGCAGATAGGTCGCGGCAACCTATCTTTGGGGCGAGTGTTTGAGGGACATGTGAATGCCCTTCAGCTCATTCAAACCTTTGCAAAAGAGGAGCAGATTCGAGCGTTTGCTAAAGATGCTCACAGTCGTAAGGCGTTTGGCGTTTGGAATGCGGAGGCCAAAGATGGCGTGAAGCTCTATCCAATCGGGGAGGAGCGCTACCGGATGGAAGGAAGTAAAACCTTTTGTTCAGGGTGCGGTTATGTGGAACGCCCTTTTGTGACCGACAGTCTGCCTGCGATAGCGTGCTGGTCAGACGAGAGATTGGGGCACCTCGTAAGCAACCAAGATTATGCTGATTCAGTAGAGTAA
- a CDS encoding DUF4383 domain-containing protein, with translation MAVRYFSLVIGLVYLVLGFTGLIPSLASPVDMVPEIMQEVGVTSGLGYLFGLFPINAFESTLYLVVGLAGLAGYAAGTEAFARLCADTFAVWFGFLGILGLIPIANTFFGLMPLYGNDVWLHLISAIAAAYFGFYLDRGRRDKDPSVPDDIKPEPLSRTPFRSDS, from the coding sequence ATGGCAGTTCGCTATTTTTCACTTGTCATCGGCCTAGTGTATCTAGTCCTTGGCTTTACAGGGTTGATTCCCTCACTTGCCTCACCTGTTGATATGGTGCCGGAGATAATGCAGGAGGTCGGCGTTACTAGTGGCTTGGGTTATCTCTTCGGCTTATTTCCTATCAATGCATTCGAGTCGACTCTTTATCTAGTTGTTGGCCTAGCTGGCCTAGCGGGTTATGCCGCTGGTACTGAGGCGTTTGCTCGTCTATGCGCTGATACCTTTGCGGTGTGGTTCGGCTTTCTAGGAATTTTGGGACTTATTCCAATTGCTAATACCTTTTTCGGCCTGATGCCTCTATATGGCAACGACGTTTGGCTGCACTTAATCAGCGCGATCGCGGCTGCTTACTTCGGCTTCTACCTAGACAGAGGTCGCCGAGATAAGGATCCTTCTGTTCCTGATGATATCAAGCCAGAACCGCTCTCTCGAACTCCCTTTCGCTCTGATTCCTAG
- a CDS encoding response regulator transcription factor yields MRILLVDDEVELTDPLSHLLRRQGYSVDVASDGETGAQMAISGQYDLLILDRMLSKMSGLEICQKVRSQALSTPVLFLTAKDTLDDRVDGLDAGADDYLVKPFELRELLARVRALLRRPGSPSVASPSILQFEDLKLQVENQLVSRNGKSIELSDKEVQLLAYLMRSPHQLLTHAQIYDAVWGEGSAPSSNTLAAQMRLLRKKIEQPGQPVLIHTVYGKGYRLGSAA; encoded by the coding sequence ATGCGTATCCTACTGGTAGATGATGAAGTAGAACTAACCGATCCACTTAGCCATCTTTTGCGGCGCCAAGGCTATAGCGTCGATGTTGCTAGTGATGGTGAAACAGGAGCGCAGATGGCAATCAGCGGGCAGTACGATTTGCTCATTCTAGACCGGATGCTGTCAAAGATGAGTGGATTAGAGATTTGCCAGAAAGTGCGATCGCAGGCTCTATCTACACCCGTTCTCTTCCTAACAGCAAAAGATACGCTAGATGATCGCGTCGATGGTTTAGACGCAGGCGCAGACGACTACTTAGTCAAACCTTTTGAGCTACGAGAGTTGCTAGCCCGTGTTCGCGCACTGCTTAGACGCCCAGGATCTCCCTCAGTTGCATCTCCGTCTATTCTTCAGTTCGAGGACCTCAAGCTCCAGGTCGAAAACCAGCTAGTTAGCCGCAATGGCAAGTCGATTGAGCTATCAGATAAAGAAGTTCAGCTCTTGGCTTATTTGATGCGATCGCCCCATCAACTACTCACGCATGCCCAGATCTATGATGCCGTTTGGGGAGAAGGCTCAGCGCCAAGCAGTAATACGCTAGCTGCCCAAATGCGCCTACTCCGTAAAAAAATAGAGCAGCCAGGCCAGCCTGTCCTTATCCACACGGTTTATGGAAAGGGCTACCGATTAGGTTCAGCAGCATAG
- a CDS encoding cytochrome c biogenesis protein translates to MLTAVKRYFRKELVPVLADLKLAIALLLAIAVFSVSGTVIEQGQGLSFYQENYPDSPALFGFLTWKFIVILGLDHVYRTWWFLSILILFGASLTACTFTRQITALRWFSRTWNFYSKPRQFEKMALSTELEGGDWQVLRSQLSDHRYKVYEKSESGNTMLYAHKGLSGRIGPIVVHASMLLILGGAILGSMTGFFAQEMVPSGQTFKVQNIFDAGPWAGPQIPKDWSVHVNRFWIDYSPEGRVDQFYSDLSVLDNAGEEVKRKTIWVNQPLRYKNVTLYQADWAVGGIKVRVNNSPTFELAMAPLDVEGAKLWGTWVPTKPDMSAGVSLIAQDLQGTLLLYDMGGKLVSTVRQGGSAEVNGITLHLDEIIGSTGLQIKADPGIPVVYLGFGLLMVGVVMSYISHSQVWALKTADKLFVGGRTNRAQVSFEKELISFLDKTTKASTAQSTAPIPAETIA, encoded by the coding sequence ATGCTTACCGCCGTAAAACGCTATTTCCGCAAAGAGCTTGTCCCAGTATTGGCGGATCTAAAACTAGCGATCGCCCTGCTTCTGGCGATCGCTGTATTTAGCGTCAGCGGCACCGTCATCGAGCAGGGCCAAGGACTGAGCTTCTACCAAGAAAACTATCCTGACTCTCCAGCGCTCTTTGGCTTTCTCACCTGGAAGTTTATCGTGATCTTAGGGTTAGATCATGTCTATCGCACCTGGTGGTTTCTCTCTATCCTGATTCTCTTTGGCGCCAGTCTTACTGCCTGCACCTTTACTCGGCAGATTACAGCACTGCGTTGGTTTTCTCGCACTTGGAATTTCTACAGCAAGCCTCGCCAGTTTGAGAAGATGGCGTTGAGTACCGAGCTAGAAGGAGGAGATTGGCAGGTTTTGCGATCGCAGCTCAGCGATCATCGATACAAAGTCTATGAGAAAAGCGAAAGTGGAAACACTATGCTTTACGCTCATAAAGGGCTCTCTGGGCGTATTGGTCCGATTGTGGTTCATGCCAGCATGCTGCTTATCCTAGGCGGAGCAATACTCGGTTCTATGACCGGCTTCTTTGCCCAAGAAATGGTTCCTAGCGGCCAAACTTTCAAAGTCCAAAACATCTTTGATGCAGGTCCTTGGGCAGGGCCACAGATTCCCAAAGATTGGTCGGTCCACGTCAATCGCTTCTGGATCGACTACTCCCCTGAAGGACGGGTTGATCAGTTCTATTCCGATCTTTCTGTTTTAGATAACGCAGGCGAAGAGGTAAAACGCAAAACTATTTGGGTAAATCAGCCGCTACGCTACAAGAACGTTACTTTGTATCAGGCAGACTGGGCCGTTGGCGGGATTAAGGTTCGCGTTAATAATAGCCCGACTTTTGAGCTGGCGATGGCCCCTCTAGACGTAGAAGGCGCTAAGCTGTGGGGAACTTGGGTGCCTACCAAACCGGATATGAGCGCAGGCGTGTCACTCATCGCACAAGATTTGCAAGGCACTCTGCTGCTATACGATATGGGTGGAAAGCTTGTTTCTACCGTCCGTCAAGGTGGCAGCGCCGAAGTCAATGGTATCACCCTTCACCTAGACGAGATTATTGGCAGTACAGGTCTGCAGATCAAAGCTGACCCAGGTATTCCTGTGGTCTATTTGGGATTTGGCCTGCTAATGGTTGGTGTAGTCATGAGCTACATATCCCATTCTCAAGTGTGGGCGCTCAAAACAGCAGACAAGCTGTTCGTTGGCGGTCGGACTAACCGGGCTCAGGTTTCCTTTGAGAAAGAACTGATTAGTTTTCTAGATAAAACTACGAAAGCCTCTACTGCTCAGTCAACTGCTCCTATTCCTGCCGAGACGATTGCCTAA
- a CDS encoding cytochrome C biogenesis protein CcdA — protein MGDSLSETLYERLQLFLYHLSQAANGWVEAQLGHLSLASIGIIAVAGLLTSLTPCMLSMLPITVGYMGSYESKSRWQSVGQSVWFAVGLATTLAGLGLAASSLGWVYGQVGVGLPIVVSMIAILMGLNLLEALPLPPLPSFNDTEFLQNDIPRSVKSYLLGLTFGLVASPCSTPVLATLLAWVGEKGDPVLGASLLLAYTIGYVAPLMLAGIFTASIKRILEIRRWSGWITPASGVLLVGFGLFSLVTRLLPIA, from the coding sequence ATGGGCGATTCTCTCTCAGAGACGTTGTATGAGCGCCTACAATTGTTTCTCTATCATCTTAGCCAGGCTGCTAACGGATGGGTAGAAGCTCAGTTAGGCCATCTATCGCTAGCGAGTATAGGAATTATCGCAGTAGCGGGTCTTCTGACTAGCTTGACCCCCTGTATGCTTTCTATGCTGCCGATTACAGTCGGCTACATGGGTAGCTACGAATCAAAAAGTCGTTGGCAATCAGTGGGGCAATCAGTCTGGTTTGCGGTTGGGCTAGCGACTACGCTGGCAGGACTAGGACTAGCCGCTAGTAGTTTGGGTTGGGTATATGGACAGGTGGGCGTTGGTTTACCAATCGTGGTGAGTATGATCGCCATCCTGATGGGATTAAACCTTCTAGAAGCACTTCCGCTTCCCCCCTTACCTTCTTTTAACGATACAGAATTTCTACAAAACGACATTCCCCGCTCAGTTAAGTCCTATTTGCTAGGACTGACCTTTGGTCTGGTAGCTTCTCCTTGTAGTACTCCAGTACTAGCGACGCTACTAGCTTGGGTGGGCGAGAAGGGAGATCCGGTGCTTGGAGCATCCCTATTACTTGCCTACACTATCGGCTACGTCGCTCCATTAATGCTAGCCGGAATCTTTACAGCTTCAATCAAACGAATCTTAGAGATCAGGCGATGGTCTGGCTGGATTACGCCTGCGAGCGGTGTGCTACTAGTTGGGTTTGGCCTGTTCTCGCTGGTCACACGGCTACTCCCTATCGCCTAA
- a CDS encoding FtsW/RodA/SpoVE family cell cycle protein, protein MNLSFAAGLRTDVTQFFSVQDWAIEARLLRWMTLLWLSVGLVVLYSASYHAAEDDYGRGSHYFSVQLVWMLIGLVISRYITRHPLQQIMRLSGWLLLVFMLLVMATHIPGVGISVNGATRWLPLGPFLIQPSELMKPFLVLQSAQLFGKWHRLTNQTRLIWLGIFTLGLLSILAQPNLSTTAVCGMTIWLIALAAGLPYRQLILTASSGLVAALVSISIKSYQRDRITSFLDPWADPAGKGYQLVQSILAIGSGGLGGAGYGFSAQKEFFLPIQYTDFIFSVFAEEFGFIGSAVLLIFFAIYSTLALVVAVQSQKTVHRLVAIGCMVLLVGQSLINIGVATGSLPTTGLPLPLFSYGGSSVIASLITAALLIRVARESRDANVLPLRSLSRSKS, encoded by the coding sequence TTGAACTTATCTTTTGCGGCTGGTCTTAGGACCGATGTCACTCAATTTTTCTCAGTACAAGACTGGGCGATCGAAGCTCGGCTGCTACGCTGGATGACTTTGCTCTGGCTGTCCGTTGGCTTAGTCGTGTTGTACTCTGCCTCTTATCATGCGGCTGAAGACGACTATGGAAGGGGTAGCCACTATTTCTCAGTGCAGCTTGTTTGGATGTTGATAGGGCTAGTGATTTCTAGATATATCACTCGCCACCCACTGCAGCAGATAATGCGGCTTTCAGGTTGGCTGCTGTTGGTATTTATGCTGTTGGTAATGGCAACTCATATTCCAGGTGTGGGGATTTCGGTTAATGGCGCCACTCGCTGGCTACCACTAGGGCCTTTCTTGATTCAGCCCTCAGAGCTAATGAAACCTTTTCTCGTTCTGCAAAGTGCTCAGCTTTTTGGCAAATGGCATAGGCTAACCAACCAAACTAGGCTCATTTGGCTAGGAATCTTTACACTCGGACTGCTATCGATCTTGGCTCAGCCTAACCTCAGTACGACAGCTGTTTGCGGCATGACGATTTGGCTAATCGCATTGGCAGCTGGTTTACCCTATAGACAGTTGATATTGACAGCTTCGAGTGGGTTAGTGGCGGCGCTGGTCAGTATTAGCATCAAGTCTTATCAGCGCGATCGCATCACCTCGTTCCTTGATCCTTGGGCTGATCCGGCTGGAAAGGGCTACCAGCTAGTTCAAAGCATCCTAGCTATTGGCTCAGGCGGCCTTGGAGGAGCTGGCTATGGTTTCTCTGCCCAAAAAGAATTTTTCTTACCAATCCAATATACTGACTTCATTTTCTCAGTCTTCGCCGAAGAGTTTGGATTTATTGGTAGTGCTGTTCTACTGATCTTTTTTGCTATCTACAGTACGCTTGCTCTAGTCGTTGCCGTTCAGTCTCAAAAAACAGTCCATCGTTTGGTTGCCATTGGCTGCATGGTTCTACTAGTGGGTCAATCACTGATAAATATCGGCGTTGCAACGGGTTCTCTACCTACAACAGGACTGCCTTTGCCGCTGTTTAGCTATGGCGGCAGCTCAGTCATCGCTAGTCTAATTACCGCGGCGCTCTTGATCAGGGTGGCGCGCGAATCACGAGATGCAAACGTATTGCCTTTGAGATCGCTTTCTCGTTCAAAGAGTTAA
- a CDS encoding NAD(P)H-quinone oxidoreductase subunit 4, producing the protein MDQFPWLSFIVFFPFLAALLIPVIPDEKGRTVRWYALVIGLIDFAAIVYAFVNHYDINSAGMQLYESYAWVPQLDLRWSVGVDGLSMPLVLLTGFITTLAILASWPVTFKPKLFYFLLLSMYAGQIGVFVVQDMLLFFLMWELELLPVYLLLSIWGGKKRLYAATKFILYTAGGSLFILLAALGMAFYGDTISFDMQTLAAKEFPLRLQLFLYSGFLIAYAVKLPIIPFHTWLPDAHGEATAPVHMLLAGILLKMGGYAIIRMNVEMLPDAHAIIAPGLVIFGVVNIIYAALTSFAQNNLKRKIAYSSISHMGFVMIGIGSFTNLGLSGAVLQMVSHGLIGASLFFLVGATYDRTHTLILDEMGGVGRKMPKIFAMFTTCSMASLALPGMSGFVAELMVFVGFANSDAYGFNFKLIVVMLMAVGVILTPLYLLSMLREIFYGPENQELIEHEVLIDAEPREVFVITCLLIPIIGFGLYPKGLTQLYDAKTVQITERIRTEMFAIAQDKNPPLPIATTPLLNAPLIGAPELGKQP; encoded by the coding sequence ATGGATCAATTTCCTTGGCTGTCGTTTATTGTTTTCTTCCCGTTCCTAGCGGCGCTGCTGATTCCGGTCATTCCCGATGAGAAGGGTCGCACCGTTCGTTGGTACGCCCTAGTTATTGGACTAATTGACTTCGCTGCTATTGTCTACGCTTTCGTCAATCACTACGACATCAACAGCGCAGGTATGCAGCTGTACGAAAGCTACGCTTGGGTACCTCAGCTCGATTTGCGCTGGTCTGTCGGCGTTGATGGGCTTTCTATGCCGCTGGTGCTGCTGACGGGCTTTATTACGACGTTGGCGATCCTGGCCTCTTGGCCGGTTACCTTCAAGCCAAAGCTATTCTATTTTCTGCTGCTATCTATGTACGCAGGTCAAATTGGCGTATTTGTCGTACAAGACATGCTGCTGTTCTTCCTAATGTGGGAGCTAGAGCTGCTGCCGGTTTACCTATTGCTTTCTATCTGGGGTGGCAAGAAGCGGCTGTACGCGGCGACAAAGTTTATTCTCTACACTGCTGGCGGCTCGCTGTTTATCTTACTAGCGGCACTGGGTATGGCCTTTTACGGCGATACCATCAGCTTTGATATGCAGACGCTGGCGGCCAAAGAATTTCCTTTGAGGTTGCAGCTATTCCTCTACTCTGGCTTCTTGATTGCCTACGCAGTCAAGCTACCGATTATTCCATTTCATACTTGGCTGCCGGATGCTCACGGTGAGGCCACTGCGCCCGTACACATGTTGCTAGCTGGCATCTTGTTGAAGATGGGTGGTTATGCAATTATCCGGATGAACGTCGAGATGTTACCGGATGCTCATGCCATAATTGCGCCAGGGCTAGTAATTTTTGGCGTGGTGAACATCATCTACGCAGCGCTGACATCGTTTGCTCAGAACAATTTGAAGCGAAAGATTGCCTACTCCTCGATTTCCCATATGGGATTTGTGATGATTGGAATTGGTTCGTTTACCAACCTTGGACTCAGTGGCGCGGTCTTGCAAATGGTTTCTCACGGTCTAATCGGCGCAAGTCTGTTTTTCCTAGTGGGTGCTACCTATGATCGGACTCATACGCTGATTCTCGATGAGATGGGCGGTGTCGGTCGCAAAATGCCAAAGATCTTTGCGATGTTTACAACATGTTCGATGGCATCTCTCGCTTTGCCAGGAATGAGTGGCTTCGTGGCTGAGCTGATGGTTTTTGTCGGCTTTGCAAACAGCGATGCTTACGGCTTCAACTTCAAGCTGATTGTGGTGATGCTGATGGCAGTCGGGGTGATTTTGACGCCTTTATATCTGCTATCTATGCTGCGAGAGATTTTCTACGGCCCTGAGAACCAGGAGCTGATTGAGCATGAAGTGCTAATTGACGCAGAGCCACGCGAGGTATTTGTGATTACCTGTTTGCTCATCCCCATTATTGGATTTGGTTTGTATCCTAAGGGATTGACCCAGCTCTATGATGCGAAGACCGTTCAGATCACTGAGCGGATTCGAACAGAGATGTTTGCGATCGCACAAGACAAGAATCCACCGCTTCCAATCGCGACCACGCCTTTGCTCAACGCCCCCCTGATAGGCGCACCAGAGCTAGGCAAGCAGCCATAA